A region from the Dysidea avara chromosome 15, odDysAvar1.4, whole genome shotgun sequence genome encodes:
- the LOC136245742 gene encoding uncharacterized protein, giving the protein MDILNNTLPSSTQEPSLSPGEDSSKPRKRRSSHTTAWEGTVAHGGGGHDCDKQTLFIKGLSSNCSKQELLDLLLPYGTVHQLIIEKGGTLVTMEKSSANMVLKKLNKVKTPGGDTRGLLIGYCHRNP; this is encoded by the exons ATGGATATTTTGAATAATACACTTCCCAGTAGCACACAAGAACCATCATTAAG TCCAGGGGAGGATAGCTCAAAGCCCAGGAAGCGGAGATCATCACATACCACA GCTTGGGAGGGGACTGTAGCACATGGAGGAGGGGGACATGATTGTGATAAACAAACA CTGTTTATAAAGGGATTGTCCAGCAACTGTTCTAAGCAAGAGCTGCTGGATCTGTTGCTTCCATATGGCACTGTGCATCAGCTAATTATTGAGAAGGGGGGAACTTTGGTC ACTATGGAAAAAAGTAGCGCCAATATGGTGCTCAAAAAATTAAATAAAGTGAAAACACCAGGTGGTGACACCAGAGGATTATTGATAG GATACTGCCACAGAAACCCTTAA